In the Drosophila gunungcola strain Sukarami unplaced genomic scaffold, Dgunungcola_SK_2 000001F, whole genome shotgun sequence genome, one interval contains:
- the LOC128263168 gene encoding protein split ends isoform X7, with protein sequence MGIGGSKENDQNDEIKNKRLNGTSGSPAGTTTPLKGVATKSATTTKQPQSAKLKASTINKSPSVVGVSEESLRSGVDQTELQELSNGQSASGCPTPPMARDSKRSSIGSELPCETEAKLKRCDDQSGIIPPQTTNSDPKGSKAATPLPLIKPDQDVSGQSTAVKFTSANEPVLPDELGTSISSMTMLATPRVDIAAQYPALKPFTNGGVLDYASLSKFFQDNQFERMEEHRQILGLAVMVQFMSQELDAFACKETKEQCARTKGTLEETIGLLQQTQRDCEQLREELHAKDIEWVQRQQERDHLHRTELKQAEEKVLEVQMLAKERFCELESQLRAKDEENKLVQEAYHMEVSHKLTLKQEHLSTAEQKILELQKRLQKLESQEQENREKLIRKENTHAARMSEANQREQELNERVKSLTKELTTLKAHKEHNERDLRDRLALSQDEISVLRTSSQRRSPSTSLPDTASAELSRLTSEADSLRCVLEIKQAEISALSKAKSDLIRESEERLKLANRVALLEAQNEMLRTELEAKTEKEKDMQQKMEELEKAYKHESMKRTRLTFDKEELQYHLKQRSVQLQAAEAKLHERSSGCHETSSSSLHSRCSLGRSGLEIAVTTSSPTSPVMKGMIERNDSVSWTLEIDDESFKGGNSSKIVRRAGSLRSNIERCPIQRRQTSVSNGHSSNGLATNGGSSHSHPNPLSQSMSATALLRTSSNSGEPEGRPLSRARSHSVCIKASASSSAVCESPGRRQRQHDDLNLADWHEDATPLCSSSPQPPMVAEMRPRSSTMKLMSSEAKKFQEIQESAGEAMVSGANSEDESCSASSEDMMRSSSASSTASGGSLSKRPKQPPSRMSIEEALPCTPMEVSWSEDAADASGLA encoded by the exons ATGGGCATAG GTGGAAGCAAAGAAAATGATCAGAACGACGAGATTAAAA ATAAACGTTTGAATGGCACTTCGGGAAGCCCTGCTGGCACTACAACACCCCTCAAAGGAGTGGCCACAAAATCCGCCACCACAACCAAGCAGCCACAATCGGCGAAACTTAAAGCAAGCACGATTAATAAAAGCCCCTCTGTTGTCGGCGTTTCCGAGG AATCTCTTCGTTCTGGCGTGGATCAAACCGAGCTGCAGGAGCTGAGCAATGGACAATCCGCGAGCGGATGTCCCACTCCGCCGATGGCGCGTGACTCGAAACGCTCGTCCATCGGCAGTGAGTTGCCCTGTGAGACGGAGGCCAAGTTGAAGAGGTGCGACGACCAGAGCGGCATTATCCCCCCGCAGACAACCAATTCCGATCCGAAAGGATCCAAGGCAGCAACGCCCCTTCCGCTGATCAAACCCGACCAGGATGTCAGTGGTCAGAGCACAGCCGTTAAGTTTACCAGTGCAAATGAG CCGGTCTTGCCCGATGAACTTGGCACGTCGATCAGCTCGATGACGATGCTAGCCACGCCCCGCGTGGACATAGCCGCCCAGTATCCCGCCTTGAAGCCGTTCACAAATGGCGGAGTTTTGGACTACGCCAGCCTCTCCAAGTTCTTCCAGGACAACCAGTTCGAGCGCATGGAGGAGCACCGCCAGATCCTGGGACTCGCCGTGATGGTGCAGTTCATGTCCCAAGAG CTAGACGCGTTTGCCTGCAAGGAGACCAAAGAGCAATGTGCCCGGACCAAGGGAACGCTGGAGGAGACGATCGGACTGCTGCAGCAGACGCAAAGGGATTGCGAGCAGCTGCGTGAGGAGTTGCACGCCAAGGACATCGAGTGGGTGCAGCGCCAGCAGGAGCGGGATCATCTGCATCGCACTGAACTGAAGCAAG CCGAGGAGAAAGTACTGGAGGTGCAAATGCTTGCCAAGGAAAGGTTCTGCGAACTCGAATCCCAACTGCGCGCCAAGGATGAGGAGAACAAACTGGTGCAGGAGGCCTATCACATGGAGGTCTCCCACAAACTCACTTTAAAGCAGGAGCATCTGAGCACTGCCGAACAGAAGATACTGGAGCTGCAGAAGCGCCTGCAGAAACTGGAGTCCCAGGAGCAGGAGAACCGCGAGAAGCTGATACGCAAGGAGAACACCCATGCCGCTCGAATGTCGGAGGCCAACCAGCGCGAACAGGAGCTGAACGAGCGGGTGAAGAGTCTCACCAAGGAGCTGACCACTTTGAAAGCCCACAAGGAGCACAACGAGCGCGATCTCAGGGATCGACTGGCGCTGTCCCAGGACGAGATCTCCGTGCTGCGCACATCCTCCCAGCGCCGCAGTCCCAGCACCAGTCTGCCGGACACGGCCAGTGCCGAACTCAGCCGGCTGACCAGCGAGGCCGACAGCCTGCGCTGCGTCCTGGAGATCAAGCAGGCCGAGATCTCCGCCCTCAGCAAGGCCAAGTCGGACCTCATCCGCGAGAGCGAGGAGCGGCTCAAACTGGCCAATCGGGTGGCCCTCCTGGAGGCCCAGAACGAGATGCTGCGCACCGAGTTGGAGGCCAAGACCGAAAAAGAGAA GGACATGCAACAGAAGATGGAGGAACTGGAGAAGGCGTACAAGCACGAGAGCATGAAGCGCACGCGGCTGACCTTCGACAAGGAGGAGCTGCAGTACCACCTCAAGCAGCGATCCGTGCAGCTCCAGGCGGCGGAAGCCAAGTTGCACGAGCGATCCTCTGGCTGCCACGAGACCAGCTCGTCAAGCTTGCACAGCCGCTGCAGCTTGGGTCGCAGTGGCCTGGAGATCGCCGTGACCACATCCTCGCCCACGTCGCCAGTGATGAAGGGCATGATCGAGCGAAACGATTCGGTCAGCTGGACGCTGGAGATCGACGACGAGTCGTTCAAGGGCGGCAACTCTTCGAAGATTGTGCGGCGAGCGGGTTCATTGCGAAGCAACATCGAGCGGTGTCCCATCCAGCGGCGGCAGACATCGGTCAGCAATGGTCACTCCTCCAATGGGCTGGCCACGAACGGAGGCTCATCCCACTCGCATCCCAATCCCCTCAGCCAGAGCATGTCGGCCACGGCCCTGCTGAGGACCAGCAGTAATTCCGGGGAGCCAGAGGGTCGTCCCCTGTCCCGGGCTCGCTCCCATTCGGTTTGCATCAAGGCCTCGGCCTCCAGCTCGGCTGTTTGTGAATCCCCCGGCCGGAGGCAGAGGCAGCACGACGATTTGAATCTGGCCGACTGGCACGAGGATGCCACGCCCCTGTGCTCCAGCTCACCACAACCGCCGATGGTCGCCGAGATGCGTCCGCGCAGCTCCACCATGAAGCTGATGTCCAGCGAGGCCAAGAAGTTCCAGGAGATCCAGGAGTCGGCCGGCGAGGCCATGGTCTCCGGTGCCAACTCCGAGGACGAGAGCTGCTCGGCCTCCTCCGAGGACATGATGCGCAGCTCGTCCGCCTCCAGCACCGCCTCGGGCGGATCGCTGTCCAAGAGACCCAAACAACCGCCTTCCCGCATGTCCATCGAGGAGGCGCTGCCCTGCACGCCCATGGAGGTCAGCTGGTCGGAGGACGCCGCCGATGCCAGCGGATTGGCATGA
- the LOC128263168 gene encoding protein split ends isoform X4 — protein MLKKMGLNEFVSLLYGSSQSLNANKDASTSTYSLPTVADWKQFQQMLKNHKNVQAKKYGYTDYHHTQDVKYGKIYSGIGSGGGGGGGGSSIGGGGAKGEADGGGIKKLLNNNSTIQNNNNTAKTSRIPTTTAKSMTSSASSSGSSELDIFRSYSKKSIKSSLTSSTPSSSFLWNSFRMPRKQKSSLAEKKRSGESLRSGVDQTELQELSNGQSASGCPTPPMARDSKRSSIGSELPCETEAKLKRCDDQSGIIPPQTTNSDPKGSKAATPLPLIKPDQDVSGQSTAVKFTSANEPVLPDELGTSISSMTMLATPRVDIAAQYPALKPFTNGGVLDYASLSKFFQDNQFERMEEHRQILGLAVMVQFMSQELDAFACKETKEQCARTKGTLEETIGLLQQTQRDCEQLREELHAKDIEWVQRQQERDHLHRTELKQAEEKVLEVQMLAKERFCELESQLRAKDEENKLVQEAYHMEVSHKLTLKQEHLSTAEQKILELQKRLQKLESQEQENREKLIRKENTHAARMSEANQREQELNERVKSLTKELTTLKAHKEHNERDLRDRLALSQDEISVLRTSSQRRSPSTSLPDTASAELSRLTSEADSLRCVLEIKQAEISALSKAKSDLIRESEERLKLANRVALLEAQNEMLRTELEAKTEKEKDMQQKMEELEKAYKHESMKRTRLTFDKEELQYHLKQRSVQLQAAEAKLHERSSGCHETSSSSLHSRCSLGRSGLEIAVTTSSPTSPVMKGMIERNDSVSWTLEIDDESFKGGNSSKIVRRAGSLRSNIERCPIQRRQTSVSNGHSSNGLATNGGSSHSHPNPLSQSMSATALLRTSSNSGEPEGRPLSRARSHSVCIKASASSSAVCESPGRRQRQHDDLNLADWHEDATPLCSSSPQPPMVAEMRPRSSTMKLMSSEAKKFQEIQESAGEAMVSGANSEDESCSASSEDMMRSSSASSTASGGSLSKRPKQPPSRMSIEEALPCTPMEVSWSEDAADASGLA, from the exons ATGCTCAAGAAAATGGGTCTCAACGAGTTTGTGTCACTGTTGTACGGCTCCTCGCAAAGTCTGAATGCCAACAAGGACGCGTCCACGTCCACGTACTCATTGCCAACGGTTGCGGATTGGAAACAGTTCCAGCAGATgttaaaaaatcacaaaaatgtGCAGGCCAAGAAGTACGGCTACACGGATTATCACCACACGCAGGATGtgaaatatggtaaaatctATTCGGGTATTGGAtctggaggaggaggtggaggaggaggaagctccatcggaggaggaggagccaaGGGGGAGGCCGATGGCGGTGGCATCAAGAAGCTgctcaacaacaacagcaccatacaaaacaataacaacacgGCCAAAACATCACGAATTCCCACCACCACAGCCAAATCCATGACTTCCTCAGCCTCCTCCTCCGGCAGCAGCGAACTGGATATATTCCGCTCGTACAGCAAGAAGTCCATCAAGTCCTCGCTGACATCCTCGACGCCATCGAGCTCCTTCCTCTGGAACTCCTTTCGCATGCCACGCAAACAGAAATCTTCGCTGGCCGAGAAGAAACGAAGTGGCG AATCTCTTCGTTCTGGCGTGGATCAAACCGAGCTGCAGGAGCTGAGCAATGGACAATCCGCGAGCGGATGTCCCACTCCGCCGATGGCGCGTGACTCGAAACGCTCGTCCATCGGCAGTGAGTTGCCCTGTGAGACGGAGGCCAAGTTGAAGAGGTGCGACGACCAGAGCGGCATTATCCCCCCGCAGACAACCAATTCCGATCCGAAAGGATCCAAGGCAGCAACGCCCCTTCCGCTGATCAAACCCGACCAGGATGTCAGTGGTCAGAGCACAGCCGTTAAGTTTACCAGTGCAAATGAG CCGGTCTTGCCCGATGAACTTGGCACGTCGATCAGCTCGATGACGATGCTAGCCACGCCCCGCGTGGACATAGCCGCCCAGTATCCCGCCTTGAAGCCGTTCACAAATGGCGGAGTTTTGGACTACGCCAGCCTCTCCAAGTTCTTCCAGGACAACCAGTTCGAGCGCATGGAGGAGCACCGCCAGATCCTGGGACTCGCCGTGATGGTGCAGTTCATGTCCCAAGAG CTAGACGCGTTTGCCTGCAAGGAGACCAAAGAGCAATGTGCCCGGACCAAGGGAACGCTGGAGGAGACGATCGGACTGCTGCAGCAGACGCAAAGGGATTGCGAGCAGCTGCGTGAGGAGTTGCACGCCAAGGACATCGAGTGGGTGCAGCGCCAGCAGGAGCGGGATCATCTGCATCGCACTGAACTGAAGCAAG CCGAGGAGAAAGTACTGGAGGTGCAAATGCTTGCCAAGGAAAGGTTCTGCGAACTCGAATCCCAACTGCGCGCCAAGGATGAGGAGAACAAACTGGTGCAGGAGGCCTATCACATGGAGGTCTCCCACAAACTCACTTTAAAGCAGGAGCATCTGAGCACTGCCGAACAGAAGATACTGGAGCTGCAGAAGCGCCTGCAGAAACTGGAGTCCCAGGAGCAGGAGAACCGCGAGAAGCTGATACGCAAGGAGAACACCCATGCCGCTCGAATGTCGGAGGCCAACCAGCGCGAACAGGAGCTGAACGAGCGGGTGAAGAGTCTCACCAAGGAGCTGACCACTTTGAAAGCCCACAAGGAGCACAACGAGCGCGATCTCAGGGATCGACTGGCGCTGTCCCAGGACGAGATCTCCGTGCTGCGCACATCCTCCCAGCGCCGCAGTCCCAGCACCAGTCTGCCGGACACGGCCAGTGCCGAACTCAGCCGGCTGACCAGCGAGGCCGACAGCCTGCGCTGCGTCCTGGAGATCAAGCAGGCCGAGATCTCCGCCCTCAGCAAGGCCAAGTCGGACCTCATCCGCGAGAGCGAGGAGCGGCTCAAACTGGCCAATCGGGTGGCCCTCCTGGAGGCCCAGAACGAGATGCTGCGCACCGAGTTGGAGGCCAAGACCGAAAAAGAGAA GGACATGCAACAGAAGATGGAGGAACTGGAGAAGGCGTACAAGCACGAGAGCATGAAGCGCACGCGGCTGACCTTCGACAAGGAGGAGCTGCAGTACCACCTCAAGCAGCGATCCGTGCAGCTCCAGGCGGCGGAAGCCAAGTTGCACGAGCGATCCTCTGGCTGCCACGAGACCAGCTCGTCAAGCTTGCACAGCCGCTGCAGCTTGGGTCGCAGTGGCCTGGAGATCGCCGTGACCACATCCTCGCCCACGTCGCCAGTGATGAAGGGCATGATCGAGCGAAACGATTCGGTCAGCTGGACGCTGGAGATCGACGACGAGTCGTTCAAGGGCGGCAACTCTTCGAAGATTGTGCGGCGAGCGGGTTCATTGCGAAGCAACATCGAGCGGTGTCCCATCCAGCGGCGGCAGACATCGGTCAGCAATGGTCACTCCTCCAATGGGCTGGCCACGAACGGAGGCTCATCCCACTCGCATCCCAATCCCCTCAGCCAGAGCATGTCGGCCACGGCCCTGCTGAGGACCAGCAGTAATTCCGGGGAGCCAGAGGGTCGTCCCCTGTCCCGGGCTCGCTCCCATTCGGTTTGCATCAAGGCCTCGGCCTCCAGCTCGGCTGTTTGTGAATCCCCCGGCCGGAGGCAGAGGCAGCACGACGATTTGAATCTGGCCGACTGGCACGAGGATGCCACGCCCCTGTGCTCCAGCTCACCACAACCGCCGATGGTCGCCGAGATGCGTCCGCGCAGCTCCACCATGAAGCTGATGTCCAGCGAGGCCAAGAAGTTCCAGGAGATCCAGGAGTCGGCCGGCGAGGCCATGGTCTCCGGTGCCAACTCCGAGGACGAGAGCTGCTCGGCCTCCTCCGAGGACATGATGCGCAGCTCGTCCGCCTCCAGCACCGCCTCGGGCGGATCGCTGTCCAAGAGACCCAAACAACCGCCTTCCCGCATGTCCATCGAGGAGGCGCTGCCCTGCACGCCCATGGAGGTCAGCTGGTCGGAGGACGCCGCCGATGCCAGCGGATTGGCATGA
- the LOC128263168 gene encoding protein split ends isoform X8, with the protein MMAVYDVGGGGVAVNADSFVNCDYEDEGIGESLRSGVDQTELQELSNGQSASGCPTPPMARDSKRSSIGSELPCETEAKLKRCDDQSGIIPPQTTNSDPKGSKAATPLPLIKPDQDVSGQSTAVKFTSANEPVLPDELGTSISSMTMLATPRVDIAAQYPALKPFTNGGVLDYASLSKFFQDNQFERMEEHRQILGLAVMVQFMSQELDAFACKETKEQCARTKGTLEETIGLLQQTQRDCEQLREELHAKDIEWVQRQQERDHLHRTELKQAEEKVLEVQMLAKERFCELESQLRAKDEENKLVQEAYHMEVSHKLTLKQEHLSTAEQKILELQKRLQKLESQEQENREKLIRKENTHAARMSEANQREQELNERVKSLTKELTTLKAHKEHNERDLRDRLALSQDEISVLRTSSQRRSPSTSLPDTASAELSRLTSEADSLRCVLEIKQAEISALSKAKSDLIRESEERLKLANRVALLEAQNEMLRTELEAKTEKEKDMQQKMEELEKAYKHESMKRTRLTFDKEELQYHLKQRSVQLQAAEAKLHERSSGCHETSSSSLHSRCSLGRSGLEIAVTTSSPTSPVMKGMIERNDSVSWTLEIDDESFKGGNSSKIVRRAGSLRSNIERCPIQRRQTSVSNGHSSNGLATNGGSSHSHPNPLSQSMSATALLRTSSNSGEPEGRPLSRARSHSVCIKASASSSAVCESPGRRQRQHDDLNLADWHEDATPLCSSSPQPPMVAEMRPRSSTMKLMSSEAKKFQEIQESAGEAMVSGANSEDESCSASSEDMMRSSSASSTASGGSLSKRPKQPPSRMSIEEALPCTPMEVSWSEDAADASGLA; encoded by the exons ATGATGGCAGTGTACGACGTGGGCGGAGGTGGTGTAGCCGTCAATGCGGATTCATTTGTGAATTGCGATTACGAGGACGAGGGAATTGGCG AATCTCTTCGTTCTGGCGTGGATCAAACCGAGCTGCAGGAGCTGAGCAATGGACAATCCGCGAGCGGATGTCCCACTCCGCCGATGGCGCGTGACTCGAAACGCTCGTCCATCGGCAGTGAGTTGCCCTGTGAGACGGAGGCCAAGTTGAAGAGGTGCGACGACCAGAGCGGCATTATCCCCCCGCAGACAACCAATTCCGATCCGAAAGGATCCAAGGCAGCAACGCCCCTTCCGCTGATCAAACCCGACCAGGATGTCAGTGGTCAGAGCACAGCCGTTAAGTTTACCAGTGCAAATGAG CCGGTCTTGCCCGATGAACTTGGCACGTCGATCAGCTCGATGACGATGCTAGCCACGCCCCGCGTGGACATAGCCGCCCAGTATCCCGCCTTGAAGCCGTTCACAAATGGCGGAGTTTTGGACTACGCCAGCCTCTCCAAGTTCTTCCAGGACAACCAGTTCGAGCGCATGGAGGAGCACCGCCAGATCCTGGGACTCGCCGTGATGGTGCAGTTCATGTCCCAAGAG CTAGACGCGTTTGCCTGCAAGGAGACCAAAGAGCAATGTGCCCGGACCAAGGGAACGCTGGAGGAGACGATCGGACTGCTGCAGCAGACGCAAAGGGATTGCGAGCAGCTGCGTGAGGAGTTGCACGCCAAGGACATCGAGTGGGTGCAGCGCCAGCAGGAGCGGGATCATCTGCATCGCACTGAACTGAAGCAAG CCGAGGAGAAAGTACTGGAGGTGCAAATGCTTGCCAAGGAAAGGTTCTGCGAACTCGAATCCCAACTGCGCGCCAAGGATGAGGAGAACAAACTGGTGCAGGAGGCCTATCACATGGAGGTCTCCCACAAACTCACTTTAAAGCAGGAGCATCTGAGCACTGCCGAACAGAAGATACTGGAGCTGCAGAAGCGCCTGCAGAAACTGGAGTCCCAGGAGCAGGAGAACCGCGAGAAGCTGATACGCAAGGAGAACACCCATGCCGCTCGAATGTCGGAGGCCAACCAGCGCGAACAGGAGCTGAACGAGCGGGTGAAGAGTCTCACCAAGGAGCTGACCACTTTGAAAGCCCACAAGGAGCACAACGAGCGCGATCTCAGGGATCGACTGGCGCTGTCCCAGGACGAGATCTCCGTGCTGCGCACATCCTCCCAGCGCCGCAGTCCCAGCACCAGTCTGCCGGACACGGCCAGTGCCGAACTCAGCCGGCTGACCAGCGAGGCCGACAGCCTGCGCTGCGTCCTGGAGATCAAGCAGGCCGAGATCTCCGCCCTCAGCAAGGCCAAGTCGGACCTCATCCGCGAGAGCGAGGAGCGGCTCAAACTGGCCAATCGGGTGGCCCTCCTGGAGGCCCAGAACGAGATGCTGCGCACCGAGTTGGAGGCCAAGACCGAAAAAGAGAA GGACATGCAACAGAAGATGGAGGAACTGGAGAAGGCGTACAAGCACGAGAGCATGAAGCGCACGCGGCTGACCTTCGACAAGGAGGAGCTGCAGTACCACCTCAAGCAGCGATCCGTGCAGCTCCAGGCGGCGGAAGCCAAGTTGCACGAGCGATCCTCTGGCTGCCACGAGACCAGCTCGTCAAGCTTGCACAGCCGCTGCAGCTTGGGTCGCAGTGGCCTGGAGATCGCCGTGACCACATCCTCGCCCACGTCGCCAGTGATGAAGGGCATGATCGAGCGAAACGATTCGGTCAGCTGGACGCTGGAGATCGACGACGAGTCGTTCAAGGGCGGCAACTCTTCGAAGATTGTGCGGCGAGCGGGTTCATTGCGAAGCAACATCGAGCGGTGTCCCATCCAGCGGCGGCAGACATCGGTCAGCAATGGTCACTCCTCCAATGGGCTGGCCACGAACGGAGGCTCATCCCACTCGCATCCCAATCCCCTCAGCCAGAGCATGTCGGCCACGGCCCTGCTGAGGACCAGCAGTAATTCCGGGGAGCCAGAGGGTCGTCCCCTGTCCCGGGCTCGCTCCCATTCGGTTTGCATCAAGGCCTCGGCCTCCAGCTCGGCTGTTTGTGAATCCCCCGGCCGGAGGCAGAGGCAGCACGACGATTTGAATCTGGCCGACTGGCACGAGGATGCCACGCCCCTGTGCTCCAGCTCACCACAACCGCCGATGGTCGCCGAGATGCGTCCGCGCAGCTCCACCATGAAGCTGATGTCCAGCGAGGCCAAGAAGTTCCAGGAGATCCAGGAGTCGGCCGGCGAGGCCATGGTCTCCGGTGCCAACTCCGAGGACGAGAGCTGCTCGGCCTCCTCCGAGGACATGATGCGCAGCTCGTCCGCCTCCAGCACCGCCTCGGGCGGATCGCTGTCCAAGAGACCCAAACAACCGCCTTCCCGCATGTCCATCGAGGAGGCGCTGCCCTGCACGCCCATGGAGGTCAGCTGGTCGGAGGACGCCGCCGATGCCAGCGGATTGGCATGA
- the LOC128263168 gene encoding protein split ends isoform X5: MGAHSSKEKLSRSYSERYIHSQMIERERFGSFGKRASKGLTKGAAKKRDVRNLSISPTDLGPPPKTQQTTKGQSTRTKSSSTPTPTSIHKRLNGTSGSPAGTTTPLKGVATKSATTTKQPQSAKLKASTINKSPSVVGVSEESLRSGVDQTELQELSNGQSASGCPTPPMARDSKRSSIGSELPCETEAKLKRCDDQSGIIPPQTTNSDPKGSKAATPLPLIKPDQDVSGQSTAVKFTSANEPVLPDELGTSISSMTMLATPRVDIAAQYPALKPFTNGGVLDYASLSKFFQDNQFERMEEHRQILGLAVMVQFMSQELDAFACKETKEQCARTKGTLEETIGLLQQTQRDCEQLREELHAKDIEWVQRQQERDHLHRTELKQAEEKVLEVQMLAKERFCELESQLRAKDEENKLVQEAYHMEVSHKLTLKQEHLSTAEQKILELQKRLQKLESQEQENREKLIRKENTHAARMSEANQREQELNERVKSLTKELTTLKAHKEHNERDLRDRLALSQDEISVLRTSSQRRSPSTSLPDTASAELSRLTSEADSLRCVLEIKQAEISALSKAKSDLIRESEERLKLANRVALLEAQNEMLRTELEAKTEKEKDMQQKMEELEKAYKHESMKRTRLTFDKEELQYHLKQRSVQLQAAEAKLHERSSGCHETSSSSLHSRCSLGRSGLEIAVTTSSPTSPVMKGMIERNDSVSWTLEIDDESFKGGNSSKIVRRAGSLRSNIERCPIQRRQTSVSNGHSSNGLATNGGSSHSHPNPLSQSMSATALLRTSSNSGEPEGRPLSRARSHSVCIKASASSSAVCESPGRRQRQHDDLNLADWHEDATPLCSSSPQPPMVAEMRPRSSTMKLMSSEAKKFQEIQESAGEAMVSGANSEDESCSASSEDMMRSSSASSTASGGSLSKRPKQPPSRMSIEEALPCTPMEVSWSEDAADASGLA, translated from the exons atgGGGGCCCACAGTTCCAAGGAGAAACTGTCGCGCTCATATTCCGAACGATATATCCACAGCCAGATGATCGAACGCGAACGCTTCGGCAGTTTTGGCAAACGCGCCTCCAAAGGCCTCACAAAAG GAGCTGCCAAAAAGCGTGATGTGCGCAATCTGAGCATATCGCCAACCGATCTGGGACCGCCACCAAAAACTCAGCAGACGACCAAGGGACAATCCACGCGCACCAAGTCATCATCCACTCCCACGCCCACTTCCATAC ATAAACGTTTGAATGGCACTTCGGGAAGCCCTGCTGGCACTACAACACCCCTCAAAGGAGTGGCCACAAAATCCGCCACCACAACCAAGCAGCCACAATCGGCGAAACTTAAAGCAAGCACGATTAATAAAAGCCCCTCTGTTGTCGGCGTTTCCGAGG AATCTCTTCGTTCTGGCGTGGATCAAACCGAGCTGCAGGAGCTGAGCAATGGACAATCCGCGAGCGGATGTCCCACTCCGCCGATGGCGCGTGACTCGAAACGCTCGTCCATCGGCAGTGAGTTGCCCTGTGAGACGGAGGCCAAGTTGAAGAGGTGCGACGACCAGAGCGGCATTATCCCCCCGCAGACAACCAATTCCGATCCGAAAGGATCCAAGGCAGCAACGCCCCTTCCGCTGATCAAACCCGACCAGGATGTCAGTGGTCAGAGCACAGCCGTTAAGTTTACCAGTGCAAATGAG CCGGTCTTGCCCGATGAACTTGGCACGTCGATCAGCTCGATGACGATGCTAGCCACGCCCCGCGTGGACATAGCCGCCCAGTATCCCGCCTTGAAGCCGTTCACAAATGGCGGAGTTTTGGACTACGCCAGCCTCTCCAAGTTCTTCCAGGACAACCAGTTCGAGCGCATGGAGGAGCACCGCCAGATCCTGGGACTCGCCGTGATGGTGCAGTTCATGTCCCAAGAG CTAGACGCGTTTGCCTGCAAGGAGACCAAAGAGCAATGTGCCCGGACCAAGGGAACGCTGGAGGAGACGATCGGACTGCTGCAGCAGACGCAAAGGGATTGCGAGCAGCTGCGTGAGGAGTTGCACGCCAAGGACATCGAGTGGGTGCAGCGCCAGCAGGAGCGGGATCATCTGCATCGCACTGAACTGAAGCAAG CCGAGGAGAAAGTACTGGAGGTGCAAATGCTTGCCAAGGAAAGGTTCTGCGAACTCGAATCCCAACTGCGCGCCAAGGATGAGGAGAACAAACTGGTGCAGGAGGCCTATCACATGGAGGTCTCCCACAAACTCACTTTAAAGCAGGAGCATCTGAGCACTGCCGAACAGAAGATACTGGAGCTGCAGAAGCGCCTGCAGAAACTGGAGTCCCAGGAGCAGGAGAACCGCGAGAAGCTGATACGCAAGGAGAACACCCATGCCGCTCGAATGTCGGAGGCCAACCAGCGCGAACAGGAGCTGAACGAGCGGGTGAAGAGTCTCACCAAGGAGCTGACCACTTTGAAAGCCCACAAGGAGCACAACGAGCGCGATCTCAGGGATCGACTGGCGCTGTCCCAGGACGAGATCTCCGTGCTGCGCACATCCTCCCAGCGCCGCAGTCCCAGCACCAGTCTGCCGGACACGGCCAGTGCCGAACTCAGCCGGCTGACCAGCGAGGCCGACAGCCTGCGCTGCGTCCTGGAGATCAAGCAGGCCGAGATCTCCGCCCTCAGCAAGGCCAAGTCGGACCTCATCCGCGAGAGCGAGGAGCGGCTCAAACTGGCCAATCGGGTGGCCCTCCTGGAGGCCCAGAACGAGATGCTGCGCACCGAGTTGGAGGCCAAGACCGAAAAAGAGAA GGACATGCAACAGAAGATGGAGGAACTGGAGAAGGCGTACAAGCACGAGAGCATGAAGCGCACGCGGCTGACCTTCGACAAGGAGGAGCTGCAGTACCACCTCAAGCAGCGATCCGTGCAGCTCCAGGCGGCGGAAGCCAAGTTGCACGAGCGATCCTCTGGCTGCCACGAGACCAGCTCGTCAAGCTTGCACAGCCGCTGCAGCTTGGGTCGCAGTGGCCTGGAGATCGCCGTGACCACATCCTCGCCCACGTCGCCAGTGATGAAGGGCATGATCGAGCGAAACGATTCGGTCAGCTGGACGCTGGAGATCGACGACGAGTCGTTCAAGGGCGGCAACTCTTCGAAGATTGTGCGGCGAGCGGGTTCATTGCGAAGCAACATCGAGCGGTGTCCCATCCAGCGGCGGCAGACATCGGTCAGCAATGGTCACTCCTCCAATGGGCTGGCCACGAACGGAGGCTCATCCCACTCGCATCCCAATCCCCTCAGCCAGAGCATGTCGGCCACGGCCCTGCTGAGGACCAGCAGTAATTCCGGGGAGCCAGAGGGTCGTCCCCTGTCCCGGGCTCGCTCCCATTCGGTTTGCATCAAGGCCTCGGCCTCCAGCTCGGCTGTTTGTGAATCCCCCGGCCGGAGGCAGAGGCAGCACGACGATTTGAATCTGGCCGACTGGCACGAGGATGCCACGCCCCTGTGCTCCAGCTCACCACAACCGCCGATGGTCGCCGAGATGCGTCCGCGCAGCTCCACCATGAAGCTGATGTCCAGCGAGGCCAAGAAGTTCCAGGAGATCCAGGAGTCGGCCGGCGAGGCCATGGTCTCCGGTGCCAACTCCGAGGACGAGAGCTGCTCGGCCTCCTCCGAGGACATGATGCGCAGCTCGTCCGCCTCCAGCACCGCCTCGGGCGGATCGCTGTCCAAGAGACCCAAACAACCGCCTTCCCGCATGTCCATCGAGGAGGCGCTGCCCTGCACGCCCATGGAGGTCAGCTGGTCGGAGGACGCCGCCGATGCCAGCGGATTGGCATGA